One window from the genome of Enterobacteriaceae bacterium Kacie_13 encodes:
- a CDS encoding protein-disulfide reductase, translated as MRSLFRAAFGCFLMLWLNAGTAADSGWLQSPQNTHAKVRLQAQPADATAEHTRLLLSVSLEKGWKTYWRSPGEGGIAPSISWQDDAAGKSATWFWPTPSRFDVAGITTQGYHDEVSLPLVFTGKTPETLSGTLTLPVCSNVCILTDYPFSLDLRKTTDIEDFARQFAVAMGKVPIAQGLTDKASAGYRSGSLQITAHRAQGWQKPELFIDTQEGSAFGKPVVKVEGEQLRVTLPVTDEWGDVAGELSGKTVSVVLADEGIAQQLSLKVGTLSPKSGEGIALWQLALMALAGGFILNLMPCVLPVLGMKLGSILQVAERDRQRVRVQFLASSAGIITSFLALALLMTVLRLTHQTLGWGIQFQNPWFIGLMMLVTALFTANLLGLFEINLPSRMTTRLATQKRGGLTGHFAEGAFATLLATPCSAPFLGTAVAFALAASLPMLWGVFLMLGVGMSLPWLMIALWPDLALRLPRPGRWMLRLRLTLGFLMLAACLWLLSLMQNHLSVQTVIIIAAALLLVLMGVSARRYGVRGTAMATGVGLVVSVIIFFGLTFSSGKPSSRDEIRWQPLSEQAIEDALAQKKVVFVDVTADWCVTCKANKYNVLLRDDVQKALTDNHVVALRGDWSLPSKTITEFLQKRGSVAVPFNQIYGPYQPEGDILSPLLTREAVLQGLKKARGAE; from the coding sequence ATGCGAAGTTTATTCAGGGCAGCGTTCGGCTGCTTTCTGATGCTCTGGCTGAACGCCGGGACAGCGGCCGATTCCGGCTGGCTGCAAAGTCCGCAAAATACTCATGCGAAAGTCCGTTTACAGGCTCAGCCTGCGGACGCTACTGCGGAACATACCCGGCTGCTGCTGTCTGTCAGTCTGGAAAAGGGCTGGAAAACCTACTGGCGATCGCCGGGGGAGGGCGGTATTGCACCGTCGATCAGCTGGCAGGATGACGCCGCGGGCAAATCTGCTACCTGGTTCTGGCCGACGCCGTCGCGGTTTGATGTCGCCGGGATCACCACCCAGGGCTATCACGATGAAGTGAGTTTGCCGCTGGTGTTTACGGGTAAAACACCGGAAACGCTCTCCGGAACGCTGACGCTACCGGTGTGCAGTAACGTCTGTATCCTCACCGATTATCCTTTTAGTCTGGATCTGCGTAAAACCACGGATATCGAGGATTTTGCCCGTCAGTTTGCTGTTGCAATGGGGAAGGTGCCGATTGCGCAGGGGCTGACGGATAAGGCTTCAGCCGGTTATCGTAGTGGAAGTTTGCAGATTACCGCTCACCGCGCTCAGGGCTGGCAAAAACCTGAATTGTTTATTGATACGCAAGAAGGCAGTGCGTTTGGTAAACCGGTGGTGAAGGTTGAGGGTGAGCAACTGCGCGTGACGCTGCCGGTGACCGATGAGTGGGGGGATGTCGCCGGTGAACTCAGCGGTAAAACCGTCAGCGTGGTGCTGGCTGACGAGGGTATTGCGCAGCAGCTGAGCCTGAAAGTCGGTACGCTTTCCCCGAAGTCCGGCGAGGGGATCGCGCTGTGGCAGCTAGCACTGATGGCGCTGGCGGGCGGATTTATTCTCAATCTGATGCCATGCGTGCTGCCGGTGCTGGGCATGAAGCTGGGCAGCATCTTGCAGGTGGCCGAGCGTGACCGGCAACGCGTACGCGTGCAGTTTCTGGCATCCTCAGCCGGGATTATTACCTCGTTTCTTGCGCTTGCGCTGCTGATGACGGTATTACGTCTCACTCATCAGACGCTGGGATGGGGAATTCAGTTTCAGAACCCCTGGTTTATCGGCCTGATGATGCTGGTCACCGCGCTGTTTACCGCCAATTTGCTCGGCCTGTTTGAAATCAATTTGCCTTCACGCATGACGACCCGTTTAGCGACGCAAAAACGCGGCGGATTGACGGGGCACTTTGCCGAGGGGGCGTTTGCGACCCTGCTGGCGACGCCGTGCTCTGCACCATTCCTCGGCACGGCCGTAGCCTTTGCGCTGGCGGCGTCCCTGCCGATGCTTTGGGGCGTCTTCCTGATGTTAGGGGTAGGCATGAGCCTGCCGTGGCTGATGATTGCGCTGTGGCCGGATCTGGCGCTGCGCCTGCCGCGTCCCGGCCGCTGGATGTTGCGCCTGCGGCTGACGCTCGGGTTCCTGATGCTCGCCGCCTGCCTGTGGCTGCTCAGTCTGATGCAAAATCATCTCTCCGTTCAGACGGTTATCATCATCGCTGCCGCGTTATTGCTGGTGCTGATGGGGGTTTCTGCCCGTCGCTACGGGGTGCGCGGTACGGCAATGGCGACCGGCGTCGGGCTTGTCGTGTCGGTGATCATTTTCTTTGGTCTGACTTTCAGCTCAGGCAAGCCATCCAGCCGCGATGAAATTCGCTGGCAACCGCTGTCCGAGCAGGCCATTGAGGACGCGCTGGCGCAGAAAAAAGTGGTGTTTGTGGATGTTACCGCTGACTGGTGTGTGACCTGTAAAGCCAATAAATACAACGTTTTGCTGCGTGATGATGTGCAGAAAGCGCTGACGGACAATCACGTCGTCGCCCTGCGCGGTGACTGGAGTTTACCGTCGAAAACGATCACTGAATTCCTGCAAAAACGCGGCAGCGTTGCCGTGCCTTTCAATCAAATTTATGGTCCTTATCAGCCAGAGGGCGACATTTTATCGCCGCTGCTGACCCGGGAAGCCGTCTTACAGGGGCTGAAAAAAGCCCGCGGAGCTGAATAA
- the ompC gene encoding porin OmpC, producing the protein MKLRVLSLMIPALVVAGSASAAEVYNKDGNKLDLYGLVDGLHYFSNNAGSDGDQSYIRLGFKGETQITDQLTGYGQWEYQVQANQAESSDDGDRAFTRYGFAGLKFGDMGSFDYGRNNGVLYDVAAWTDMQPEFDGSTYGADQFLFQRTNGVATYRNDNFFGMVDGLHFALQYQGKNDSGGGEPGTRDVLTQNGDGYGMSLSYDIGAGVSVAGAFFNSDRTDEQNSAPGIMGDGKKAEGYTGGLKYDANNVYLAAMFTQAYNASRFGSTDSEAYGYANESQAFEAYASYQFDFGLRPFVAYNQTRGKDLGTDRLGNNYQDQDLVKFVDLGATYYFNKNMSAYVDYKINLIDSSTFTDNAGINTDDVTAVGLVYQF; encoded by the coding sequence ATGAAACTCCGTGTTCTTTCGCTCATGATCCCTGCATTAGTGGTGGCGGGCTCAGCAAGTGCGGCAGAAGTCTACAATAAAGATGGCAACAAACTGGATCTTTACGGTCTGGTTGACGGTTTACACTATTTTTCCAACAACGCCGGTTCTGACGGCGATCAGAGCTACATCCGTTTAGGTTTCAAAGGCGAAACGCAGATCACCGACCAGCTGACCGGCTACGGCCAGTGGGAATATCAGGTTCAGGCTAATCAGGCTGAAAGCTCTGACGACGGCGATCGCGCATTCACCCGTTATGGGTTTGCCGGTCTTAAATTTGGTGATATGGGTTCATTCGACTACGGTCGCAACAACGGCGTGCTATACGACGTCGCGGCATGGACTGACATGCAGCCTGAGTTCGATGGTTCCACCTACGGCGCGGACCAGTTCTTGTTCCAGCGCACCAACGGTGTTGCCACTTACCGTAACGATAACTTCTTCGGCATGGTCGATGGCCTGCACTTTGCCCTGCAATATCAGGGTAAAAATGACAGCGGTGGTGGTGAACCGGGTACGCGCGATGTGCTGACGCAAAACGGCGACGGTTACGGGATGTCCCTGAGCTACGATATTGGCGCTGGCGTCAGCGTGGCGGGTGCCTTCTTCAACTCTGACCGTACTGACGAGCAGAATTCCGCGCCGGGAATTATGGGCGACGGCAAAAAAGCCGAAGGTTATACCGGTGGCCTGAAATATGACGCCAACAATGTTTATCTGGCCGCAATGTTCACTCAGGCGTACAACGCTTCCCGCTTCGGTTCTACCGATTCAGAAGCTTACGGTTATGCCAATGAATCTCAGGCATTTGAAGCCTACGCCAGCTACCAGTTCGACTTCGGTCTGCGTCCGTTCGTCGCCTATAACCAGACTCGCGGTAAAGATTTAGGCACAGACCGTCTGGGTAACAACTATCAGGATCAGGATCTGGTCAAATTCGTCGATCTGGGCGCGACCTATTACTTTAACAAAAACATGTCAGCCTACGTTGACTACAAAATCAACCTGATTGACAGCAGCACCTTCACCGACAACGCCGGTATCAATACCGATGACGTGACGGCTGTCGGTCTGGTTTACCAGTTCTAA
- a CDS encoding copper resistance protein produces the protein MNKQRRSALIFFCLACLVILTCMTQRIAGLNALSAILKQDAVTQAGSPALTEQPSDVSSIPTPCELASKSLLSVPPLLLEFAFLALSLLLAFLSRGNLAAIRCLLPEAVPVPRLRVHLRLCVFRE, from the coding sequence GTGAATAAACAACGGCGTTCAGCACTGATTTTCTTCTGCCTGGCATGTCTTGTCATACTTACTTGTATGACACAGCGCATCGCCGGGCTGAACGCGTTGTCCGCCATTCTAAAACAGGATGCCGTTACGCAAGCGGGTTCGCCCGCGCTGACTGAACAGCCTTCCGACGTCTCGTCTATCCCCACACCTTGTGAGCTGGCCAGCAAGTCATTGCTTTCCGTTCCGCCTCTGCTTTTAGAATTTGCGTTTCTGGCGCTGAGCCTGCTGCTGGCCTTTTTGTCACGTGGCAACCTGGCGGCCATTCGCTGTCTTCTGCCCGAGGCCGTGCCTGTACCGCGATTGCGGGTACATCTGCGGCTTTGCGTTTTCCGGGAATAA
- a CDS encoding DinI-like family protein, which produces MRVELIFDKRNVSGIPNASEKIEAELAKRVHRMFPDADVKVKPMQANGLNTHGASKQERSQLNQMLEEMFEEADEWLSVE; this is translated from the coding sequence ATGCGGGTTGAACTGATTTTTGACAAACGGAATGTCTCCGGCATCCCTAATGCCAGTGAAAAAATTGAAGCTGAGCTGGCTAAACGTGTTCACCGGATGTTCCCGGACGCCGACGTAAAAGTAAAACCCATGCAGGCGAACGGGCTGAACACCCACGGTGCCAGCAAGCAGGAACGTTCGCAATTAAACCAAATGCTAGAGGAAATGTTCGAAGAAGCCGACGAATGGCTGTCCGTCGAATAA
- a CDS encoding DUF3413 domain-containing protein — protein MVTNSQRYREKVSQMISWGHWFALFNILLILGLGSRYLFVSDWPSSLQGRVYAFVSWLGHFSFIGFSAYLLIIFPLTFVVMSQRLLRFLSAILATAGLTLLLVDTEVFTRFHLHINPVVWELVVNPGQGEMARDWQLMFIAVPVIFLLEMLFGTWAWQKLRSLNRRNFAKPIVVLFIVSFFASHLMYIWADANFYRPITMQRSNLPLSYPMTARKFLEKHGLLNAAEYQKRLIEQGNPEALAVEYPLNNITFNATGTKYNLLMVVLDGVHTSTLNQDMPALTEFSRQNIRFDQHFSSGNREDTGQFGLFYGISPTYMPGILAARKPSALVTSLEHQGYEFGLFASDGFDNPLYRQALLTDFTLPAPVKQTDEQTVAQWQQWLNVRGNSPWFSYINLNGISSSLRQNDDSVPVGNTFIHRYQRGAQSVDQQITNILQSLKDRGELDKTVVVITASHGIEFNENGTWGSGNTMNRQQMQVPLIIHWPGTPAQNIDKLTAHADVMTTLMQRLLHVTTSPADYSQGEDLFAAKRRHNWVTTSDEGTLVITTPTQTLELESDGDYRAFDENGKRIKDQKPDLSLLLQVLTDEKRFLAN, from the coding sequence ATGGTGACAAATAGTCAGCGCTATCGCGAAAAAGTTTCCCAGATGATCAGCTGGGGCCACTGGTTCGCCCTGTTTAATATCCTGCTCATTCTGGGGCTGGGCAGCCGCTACCTGTTTGTTTCTGACTGGCCTTCCTCGCTGCAAGGTCGCGTTTACGCGTTCGTCAGTTGGCTTGGGCATTTCAGTTTTATCGGTTTTTCCGCCTATCTGCTGATCATCTTCCCACTGACCTTTGTGGTGATGTCGCAACGTTTGTTGCGATTCCTCTCAGCGATACTGGCCACAGCCGGGCTTACGCTCCTGCTGGTCGATACCGAAGTCTTTACCCGCTTCCACCTGCACATTAATCCTGTGGTGTGGGAGCTGGTCGTCAATCCCGGACAGGGTGAGATGGCGCGCGACTGGCAGCTGATGTTCATCGCCGTGCCGGTGATTTTCCTGCTTGAAATGCTATTTGGTACCTGGGCATGGCAGAAGCTGCGCAGCCTGAACCGCCGCAATTTTGCCAAACCCATCGTCGTGCTGTTTATCGTCAGCTTCTTTGCTTCGCACCTGATGTATATCTGGGCGGATGCCAATTTCTATCGCCCGATCACCATGCAACGCTCGAATCTGCCACTGTCCTATCCGATGACGGCGCGTAAATTCCTGGAGAAGCACGGTCTGCTGAATGCCGCGGAGTACCAGAAGCGTCTTATCGAACAGGGAAACCCTGAAGCGCTGGCGGTGGAATATCCGCTGAACAACATCACGTTCAACGCCACCGGTACCAAATACAACCTGCTGATGGTCGTACTTGACGGCGTCCACACGTCCACGCTTAACCAGGATATGCCTGCGCTGACAGAATTCTCCAGGCAGAATATTCGTTTCGACCAGCATTTCAGCTCCGGCAACCGTGAAGATACCGGCCAGTTTGGCCTGTTCTACGGTATCTCTCCGACTTATATGCCGGGTATTCTGGCGGCGCGCAAACCGTCGGCGCTGGTCACCTCTTTGGAACATCAGGGTTATGAATTCGGCCTGTTTGCCTCTGACGGCTTTGATAATCCGCTGTACCGTCAGGCGCTGCTGACCGACTTTACGCTGCCCGCACCGGTCAAACAGACCGATGAGCAGACAGTTGCCCAGTGGCAACAGTGGCTGAACGTGCGCGGCAATAGCCCGTGGTTCTCCTACATCAATCTGAACGGTATCAGTTCCTCGCTGCGCCAGAACGACGATAGCGTTCCGGTGGGTAACACCTTTATTCATCGTTATCAGCGTGGCGCGCAGAGCGTTGATCAGCAAATCACCAACATCCTGCAATCGCTAAAAGATCGCGGAGAGCTGGATAAAACCGTGGTAGTGATCACCGCCTCGCACGGCATTGAATTCAATGAGAACGGCACATGGGGTTCAGGCAATACCATGAATCGCCAGCAAATGCAGGTTCCGCTGATCATTCACTGGCCAGGCACTCCGGCGCAGAATATCGACAAGCTGACGGCGCATGCCGATGTCATGACCACGCTCATGCAACGTCTGCTCCACGTCACAACCTCCCCGGCGGATTACTCGCAGGGCGAAGATTTGTTTGCTGCCAAACGCCGCCACAACTGGGTCACCACCAGCGATGAGGGTACGCTGGTCATCACTACGCCAACCCAGACGCTGGAACTGGAAAGCGACGGAGATTACCGTGCGTTCGATGAGAACGGTAAGCGCATAAAAGATCAAAAACCTGATCTGAGCCTTCTGCTGCAGGTTCTGACCGACGAGAAACGCTTCCTCGCCAACTGA
- a CDS encoding redoxin domain-containing protein, which translates to MTKLKRWARELGILALVIVTVMFAMDFLRGPQAPANFGNQPLHMLDGQNITLLEQSQQRPLLVYFWATWCGVCKMTTPDVAALAQEGGNVISVALRSGDEEKIRQYLAAKNIAMPVINDPRGELSAQWDIGVTPTFVIINKGKVVSTTTGWTSYWGMKARLWWAEF; encoded by the coding sequence ATGACAAAGCTTAAACGCTGGGCGCGCGAGCTGGGTATTCTGGCACTGGTTATTGTGACTGTGATGTTCGCCATGGATTTCTTGCGCGGACCGCAGGCACCGGCGAATTTCGGTAATCAGCCTTTACACATGCTCGATGGTCAGAACATCACGTTGCTTGAACAAAGCCAGCAGCGGCCGCTGCTGGTGTACTTCTGGGCGACGTGGTGCGGTGTGTGCAAAATGACCACGCCGGACGTCGCGGCGCTGGCACAAGAGGGCGGAAATGTTATTTCCGTGGCACTGCGCTCCGGCGATGAAGAGAAAATCCGGCAGTATCTGGCAGCGAAAAATATCGCGATGCCGGTGATCAATGATCCGCGCGGTGAGCTTTCCGCACAGTGGGATATCGGCGTGACACCAACATTCGTTATTATCAATAAAGGCAAAGTGGTCAGCACTACCACCGGCTGGACATCGTACTGGGGAATGAAAGCCAGACTGTGGTGGGCGGAGTTCTAA
- a CDS encoding peptidoglycan synthase produces the protein MPPSSKKSSAQPHFYAKRFALICLGIVCCMALLLGRVGYLQLLNQPMLEKEADSRSLRSNVIPAVRGTISDRNGHPLALSVASKDIVADPFRILELHSDLNSPKWQYLASALNMPLSQLQQTINSDPQRRFVYLGRKIEEGIAEDIGQLHLGGISSIHDDSRYYPMSEAAANLVGVVGTDNEGLNGIEKGFNALLEGKPGMREYRQDRHGNVIGVLKEVAPQQPPTINLSIDSFMQYVLYSRLRTGVLLNQAESGAAVLVDVNTGEILGMASFPSYNPNNYAGVAVKDMRNVAISDSFEPGSTVKPLVVMAGLARKMIRPDSVLDTHPYTVNGHLIKDVGHWPALTITGILQKSSDIAVSHIALAMPANVLVQLYQSFGLGKATDLGIGGESSGYFPAHRERWADIERATFSFGYGLRVTPLQIAREYATIGSEGIYRPLSITKVTPPVLGTRIMSADVVRTVIHMMESDALPGGSGLSAAVPGYRLAIKTGTAEKMGASGKYDGGYINYTAGVAPASNPRVALVVMVNNPQAGKHFGGSVAGPIFGQIMGEVLNHMNIAPDALVPETPPTTIINGGQKTDLVRRPATEG, from the coding sequence ATGCCACCGAGTTCAAAAAAATCCAGCGCCCAACCCCATTTTTACGCCAAGCGCTTTGCGCTAATTTGCCTCGGCATTGTCTGTTGTATGGCGCTTCTGCTTGGCCGGGTGGGCTATTTGCAACTGCTCAATCAGCCTATGCTGGAAAAAGAAGCCGACTCACGCTCGCTGCGTTCCAATGTTATTCCTGCCGTGCGCGGGACGATATCCGACCGTAACGGCCATCCTCTGGCGTTAAGCGTCGCTTCAAAAGATATTGTCGCCGATCCCTTTCGTATTCTGGAGTTGCACAGTGATCTGAACAGTCCTAAATGGCAGTATCTGGCCTCCGCGCTAAATATGCCGCTGTCGCAACTGCAGCAAACCATCAACAGTGATCCGCAGCGCCGCTTTGTGTATCTGGGCCGAAAAATTGAAGAAGGCATCGCTGAAGATATCGGGCAATTGCACCTCGGCGGCATCAGCAGCATCCATGACGACAGCCGTTATTATCCGATGAGCGAAGCCGCAGCCAATTTGGTCGGCGTAGTCGGCACCGATAACGAAGGTCTGAACGGCATCGAAAAAGGCTTTAACGCGCTACTTGAAGGTAAACCTGGCATGCGCGAGTACCGTCAGGATCGCCACGGTAATGTCATCGGTGTGTTGAAAGAAGTCGCGCCACAACAGCCACCGACCATCAACCTGAGCATCGACAGTTTTATGCAGTACGTCCTGTACTCACGCCTGCGCACAGGCGTGTTGCTAAACCAGGCTGAATCTGGCGCAGCGGTGCTGGTGGATGTGAATACGGGCGAGATTTTAGGCATGGCATCGTTCCCCTCCTATAACCCGAACAACTATGCTGGCGTGGCAGTCAAAGACATGCGTAACGTCGCCATCAGCGACAGCTTCGAGCCGGGTTCGACCGTGAAACCGCTGGTGGTAATGGCCGGTCTGGCACGCAAGATGATCCGCCCTGACTCCGTGCTTGATACCCATCCGTACACCGTAAACGGTCATCTGATCAAAGACGTCGGCCACTGGCCTGCGCTAACCATCACCGGTATTCTGCAGAAATCCAGTGATATAGCTGTCTCGCACATCGCGCTGGCGATGCCTGCCAACGTGCTGGTGCAACTCTATCAGTCCTTCGGTTTAGGCAAAGCAACAGATTTAGGCATCGGCGGCGAGAGCAGTGGTTACTTCCCGGCGCACCGTGAGCGCTGGGCGGATATCGAGCGCGCCACGTTCTCCTTCGGCTACGGCCTGCGCGTCACGCCGCTGCAAATTGCCCGTGAATACGCCACCATTGGCTCGGAAGGTATTTATCGCCCGTTGTCGATCACCAAAGTGACGCCTCCGGTGCTCGGCACCCGAATCATGTCCGCTGATGTGGTGCGCACCGTGATTCATATGATGGAAAGTGATGCCCTGCCCGGCGGCTCCGGCCTCAGCGCGGCGGTTCCCGGTTATCGGCTGGCGATCAAAACCGGTACCGCAGAAAAAATGGGCGCCAGCGGTAAATACGATGGCGGTTACATCAACTATACGGCAGGCGTCGCACCGGCCAGTAATCCGCGCGTAGCGCTGGTGGTGATGGTCAACAACCCGCAGGCCGGTAAACACTTTGGTGGCTCGGTGGCCGGCCCCATCTTCGGACAAATCATGGGCGAAGTGCTCAACCACATGAATATCGCTCCTGACGCGCTGGTGCCTGAAACACCGCCAACCACCATCATCAACGGCGGGCAGAAGACCGATCTGGTGAGGCGTCCGGCGACTGAAGGGTAG
- a CDS encoding helix-turn-helix domain-containing protein, whose translation MAQDIHLAIVSALSKWIEGHLGRVIHLEELAEYSGYSLWHMQKLFKESTGISLGKYIRERRLASAVYQLSSSETPIFDIAMDFGFGSQSHFTYMFRKRFNITPHEFRQNPDIKLDVSPPLHLIHQKSA comes from the coding sequence ATGGCTCAAGACATTCATCTCGCAATCGTCAGCGCACTCAGCAAATGGATCGAAGGCCACCTGGGCCGCGTCATCCACCTCGAAGAACTGGCTGAGTACTCAGGCTATTCGCTCTGGCATATGCAAAAACTGTTCAAGGAATCGACAGGCATTTCTCTGGGGAAGTACATCAGGGAACGTCGTCTGGCGAGTGCTGTCTATCAGCTGAGCAGCAGTGAAACACCGATTTTTGATATCGCGATGGATTTCGGATTCGGCTCGCAGTCGCATTTCACCTACATGTTCCGCAAGCGTTTCAACATTACGCCCCATGAATTCCGCCAAAACCCCGACATCAAACTCGATGTTTCTCCCCCGCTGCATTTGATCCACCAAAAATCAGCCTGA
- a CDS encoding thioredoxin domain-containing protein, whose protein sequence is MKMLMLVLMMVISPAVLAMTPEETLFNNPATPHFGAKNPRLTIVSFTDYNCPYCKQFDPLLERVVKENPEVSVVIKLLPFRGASSIIAGRAAMTVWEQHPEKFQALHQRLMSKKGPHDEASAVEAVKSVGLAPITVTPASYLELKTNVEIAEVLGIQGTPATIIGDQLVAGAISWDDLNKLVKEQLAKVKNDKA, encoded by the coding sequence ATGAAGATGTTAATGCTGGTTTTAATGATGGTGATTTCCCCTGCAGTGCTGGCGATGACGCCGGAAGAAACGCTGTTCAACAACCCGGCTACGCCGCACTTTGGCGCGAAAAATCCGCGGCTCACTATTGTGTCGTTCACCGATTACAACTGCCCGTACTGCAAACAGTTCGATCCGCTGCTGGAGCGAGTGGTGAAGGAAAATCCTGAGGTATCGGTGGTCATCAAACTGCTGCCGTTCCGCGGAGCCAGTTCGATCATTGCCGGTCGTGCGGCGATGACCGTCTGGGAGCAGCATCCCGAGAAGTTTCAGGCGTTACACCAGCGGCTGATGTCCAAAAAAGGGCCGCATGACGAAGCCAGCGCCGTAGAGGCAGTGAAAAGCGTCGGGCTGGCGCCGATCACCGTCACCCCAGCCAGTTATCTTGAGCTGAAAACTAATGTGGAAATCGCCGAAGTGTTGGGCATTCAGGGCACGCCGGCAACGATTATTGGCGATCAACTGGTCGCGGGCGCCATCAGTTGGGATGACCTTAATAAGCTGGTGAAAGAGCAACTGGCGAAGGTGAAGAATGACAAAGCTTAA